In the genome of Flavobacteriales bacterium, one region contains:
- the gldM gene encoding gliding motility protein GldM, whose product MAEKKLSPRQKMIGMMYLVLTALLALNVSKEILNAFVLVQAGLDRTTENFDKKNQSTYAQFDKAAAEFEKAKPWQQKAQEVKKRSDDLIKLIEDLKVKIVQTADGPEGKVEDIESKDNQDIAPQIMMVDGKGDELREEMKKYREFLVSHIKPSDEQLRKSIESNLSTEDPEPSEEDHSIETWVTQYFQGLPLIASITMMSKMENDIRNCEADIINYLLTEIDAGSFKFNKLEGMVISPSSYVVQGDTFRAQVFVAAFDSTQDPNILVQYAGKDSSKLAEPVKLNVKNGKGVYKVPANAEGFYKWGGVINIKKPDGSEMPFRFTHEYQVAKPSLVVSADKMNVFYIGVDNPVSISVPGMAPDALTASISQGSISKKGNSYVVRVKTNGKASINVTANINGEKKPMGKAEFRVKRVPDPVAKIGGKTGDDNISKSVLSVQPGLAADMENFDFDLKFMVTGFEMVITGKGLDPIPKKSDSYALTPEMKKMLRGVVKGNKVYFQNIRAKGPDGTTRKLSPIALEIL is encoded by the coding sequence ATGGCAGAAAAAAAACTAAGTCCACGGCAGAAGATGATTGGGATGATGTACTTGGTACTCACCGCACTTCTAGCCCTTAACGTTTCCAAGGAAATCCTGAATGCGTTCGTACTTGTACAAGCTGGTCTCGATCGTACTACGGAAAACTTCGATAAGAAAAACCAAAGCACTTATGCCCAGTTTGACAAGGCGGCTGCAGAGTTCGAAAAGGCCAAGCCCTGGCAACAAAAAGCGCAAGAGGTAAAGAAACGTTCCGATGATCTGATCAAATTGATAGAAGATCTTAAAGTGAAAATCGTTCAGACTGCTGATGGACCAGAAGGCAAAGTGGAGGATATTGAATCCAAGGATAACCAAGATATTGCTCCACAGATTATGATGGTAGACGGTAAAGGTGACGAATTGCGTGAGGAAATGAAGAAATATCGTGAATTCCTCGTGTCACATATCAAACCCAGTGATGAACAGCTTCGCAAGTCCATTGAAAGCAATCTGAGTACCGAAGATCCTGAGCCTTCAGAGGAAGATCACAGTATCGAAACATGGGTAACTCAGTATTTCCAGGGGCTGCCCCTGATCGCTTCCATTACGATGATGTCTAAAATGGAAAATGATATCCGGAACTGTGAAGCTGATATTATCAATTACCTGTTGACGGAAATTGATGCCGGTTCATTTAAGTTTAACAAACTTGAAGGTATGGTTATCTCTCCTTCCAGCTACGTTGTACAAGGTGATACCTTCCGTGCCCAAGTATTTGTGGCAGCTTTCGACTCCACACAGGATCCGAACATCCTCGTGCAATACGCCGGCAAAGACAGTTCCAAACTTGCTGAGCCTGTGAAACTCAATGTAAAGAATGGTAAAGGTGTTTACAAAGTTCCGGCAAATGCTGAAGGCTTTTACAAATGGGGAGGTGTCATCAACATCAAGAAACCCGACGGAAGTGAAATGCCCTTCCGCTTCACCCATGAGTACCAGGTTGCCAAACCTTCGTTGGTTGTATCCGCAGATAAAATGAACGTTTTCTATATCGGCGTGGACAACCCCGTCTCGATATCTGTACCCGGGATGGCACCGGATGCCCTCACCGCCTCCATCAGCCAGGGTAGCATTTCCAAAAAAGGAAATTCCTATGTGGTGCGGGTTAAGACAAATGGCAAGGCATCGATCAATGTTACCGCCAACATCAACGGTGAGAAAAAACCTATGGGTAAAGCGGAATTCCGCGTGAAACGTGTACCGGATCCGGTAGCCAAAATCGGTGGAAAAACAGGGGATGATAACATCAGTAAAAGTGTTCTTTCCGTCCAGCCAGGTCTGGCCGCGGATATGGAGAACTTTGACTTTGACCTGAAGTTCATGGTAACAGGGTTTGAAATGGTAATCACCGGTAAAGGTCTTGATCCCATTCCGAAAAAATCAGACAGCTACGCGCTTACCCCGGAAATGAAAAAGATGCTGCGTGGTGTCGTGAAAGGAAATAAAGTGTATTTCCAAAATATCAGGGCAAAAGGTCCTGACGGAACAACAAGAAAACTTTCCCCCATTGCGTTGGAAATTCTGTAA
- the gldN gene encoding gliding motility protein GldN, translating to MKNWKKYTLGISLAGLFVIPLQVSQVQAQNVLDGAYIKEHLPDRRVTPYAHLREADVMWFKRTWRYIDLKEKLNLPFAYPKSSQKIRDRRNLFDVIHDAVLEGAITAYNAYNGILPDDEFTIPYTLEEVQTIGADPPDTIGFEDPLTGEWTEQIVTHELNRDAVVKIKIKEDWFFDNQRSVLEARILGIAPVMEQFSETGEYIGDLDLYWVYFPELRTIISNEEVFNRWNDAERRTYDDIFHKRMFSSYIIKESNVYNRRIKDYKTGLDALLEAERVKYDIFFRMEHDLWEF from the coding sequence ATGAAGAACTGGAAAAAATATACGTTGGGTATCAGCCTTGCAGGCCTGTTCGTAATTCCATTACAGGTAAGCCAGGTACAGGCACAAAACGTGTTGGATGGTGCCTATATCAAAGAACACCTTCCGGATAGAAGGGTAACTCCTTATGCACACCTGCGCGAAGCGGATGTCATGTGGTTCAAGAGAACCTGGCGCTACATCGATCTGAAGGAAAAACTAAACCTTCCTTTTGCATATCCGAAAAGCAGCCAGAAAATCCGTGACAGAAGAAATCTGTTCGATGTGATTCATGATGCGGTACTGGAAGGAGCCATCACGGCATACAATGCATACAACGGTATCCTGCCGGATGATGAATTCACTATTCCTTACACCCTTGAAGAAGTTCAAACAATCGGGGCTGATCCTCCGGATACAATTGGTTTTGAGGATCCGCTAACCGGTGAATGGACTGAGCAGATCGTTACCCACGAACTCAATCGTGATGCCGTGGTGAAGATCAAAATCAAGGAAGATTGGTTCTTTGATAACCAAAGGTCTGTATTGGAAGCCCGAATCCTCGGTATTGCCCCGGTCATGGAACAATTCTCCGAAACCGGTGAATACATTGGTGACCTTGATTTGTACTGGGTTTATTTCCCTGAACTGCGAACCATCATCTCCAATGAAGAAGTTTTCAATCGTTGGAATGACGCAGAAAGGCGCACATATGACGACATCTTTCACAAAAGAATGTTCAGTAGTTACATCATTAAGGAATCCAATGTGTACAATCGCCGTATAAAGGACTATAAAACAGGATTGGATGCCCTCTTGGAAGCGGAAAGAGTCAAATACGATATCTTCTTCCGAATGGAACATGACTTGTGGGAATTTTAA
- a CDS encoding glycosyltransferase family 2 protein codes for MNSSARYVVIIPALNEEASIGSVIQHIPQQLITEIVVVDNGSTDQTPTIAQSLGATVLYEPNKGYGAACLKGLEYLRASHPLPEAVLFLDGDFSDHPEQCADLISALEDTPADMVVGSRTLGKRTKGSLTPQQIFGNALATFLIRLIHGHRYTDLGPFRIIRYIALERLKMADRNYGWTVEMQIKAIQHKLRITEIPVRYRNRIGKSKVSGTLKGSILAGYKIILTILKYSR; via the coding sequence ATGAATTCATCGGCCCGATACGTAGTAATCATTCCCGCACTGAATGAAGAAGCATCCATCGGTAGCGTTATCCAACATATTCCACAGCAACTGATCACTGAAATAGTTGTCGTTGATAACGGCAGCACCGACCAGACTCCCACCATTGCTCAGTCACTGGGAGCAACAGTACTGTATGAACCGAACAAAGGATATGGGGCTGCATGTCTGAAAGGGCTTGAATACCTTCGTGCATCCCACCCTCTTCCGGAAGCCGTGCTCTTCCTTGATGGCGATTTTTCCGACCATCCTGAACAATGTGCCGATCTGATCTCAGCCTTGGAAGATACACCGGCAGACATGGTGGTCGGATCACGAACACTTGGTAAGAGGACCAAAGGCAGTCTTACTCCTCAACAAATTTTCGGAAATGCGCTTGCAACCTTTCTCATCCGGCTCATCCACGGACACCGGTATACAGACCTTGGCCCTTTCCGGATCATTCGCTACATCGCACTGGAGAGGCTGAAAATGGCAGACAGGAACTATGGATGGACGGTAGAGATGCAAATCAAAGCAATTCAACACAAACTCCGAATCACCGAAATCCCTGTACGCTACCGCAACCGCATTGGGAAATCAAAAGTAAGCGGTACCCTTAAAGGTTCAATCCTGGCTGGATACAAGATCATTCTGACCATACTGAAGTACAGCCGATGA
- a CDS encoding DUF2029 domain-containing protein, translated as MKRYFKPSALILISSIAYIWLAYGMESRTQFPAFLACIGICFLCYRLLLNHISGLSFRQIFVAGLFLRLIFIAATPLLSDDYFRYLWDGHLVTQGINPYNQTPTQVIVNQGEIASQWLNGMNSSSYYSIYPPLVQFAFAFSSLGIPGGTQGCLILLHLLVIGAEALTMALLAFNLREAELPVSKIAWYAFNPLVIVELAGNVHTEAFLIPFLLATLLFLKKSKIRLGAVFFGLAIAVKLWPLILLPFMWFHLGARKGSGFTFISIVISLLSFAPMVNPELLFKMSHSVDLYFRHFEFNASVYYMIREVTMARLGHHVIHWLGPLMAVACLLAVVTFGWSQRAFKGTSHVWMNTLMIYLMLALVVHPWYITPMVALSVFTGTRTPLVWSGVVILSYHTYASIPYRENLWVTAGSYAIVLAFFLWERRALRALPT; from the coding sequence ATGAAGAGATACTTCAAACCGTCGGCGCTCATCCTGATTTCCTCCATTGCATATATCTGGTTGGCATATGGAATGGAAAGCCGTACACAGTTCCCTGCATTCCTGGCTTGCATAGGGATCTGCTTTCTTTGCTACCGGCTGCTGCTGAATCACATATCCGGCCTCTCCTTTCGCCAAATATTTGTGGCGGGCTTGTTTCTGCGGCTGATCTTCATTGCAGCAACGCCCCTTCTTTCGGACGACTATTTCAGGTACCTGTGGGATGGACACCTGGTGACACAGGGCATCAACCCGTATAACCAAACACCAACCCAGGTCATCGTGAACCAGGGAGAAATCGCCAGCCAATGGCTGAATGGTATGAACTCTAGCAGCTACTATTCCATCTACCCACCGTTGGTTCAATTTGCATTTGCTTTTTCCTCACTGGGTATACCGGGAGGAACCCAGGGGTGCCTGATTCTACTACACCTGCTGGTGATTGGCGCCGAAGCCCTCACCATGGCGTTGCTCGCTTTCAACCTCCGGGAGGCGGAACTTCCTGTTTCCAAGATCGCATGGTATGCCTTTAACCCACTAGTTATCGTAGAACTTGCCGGCAACGTGCACACCGAAGCGTTCCTGATTCCTTTCCTCCTTGCCACGCTGTTGTTTCTGAAGAAAAGTAAAATACGCTTGGGTGCTGTTTTTTTCGGACTGGCCATTGCGGTTAAACTATGGCCCCTGATTCTCTTACCCTTCATGTGGTTCCACCTGGGCGCAAGAAAGGGCTCCGGATTCACATTCATTTCCATTGTCATCAGCCTGCTGTCGTTTGCACCCATGGTCAACCCCGAATTGCTTTTCAAAATGAGCCACAGCGTTGATCTATACTTCCGTCATTTCGAGTTCAACGCCTCCGTCTACTATATGATTAGGGAAGTGACAATGGCCCGGCTGGGGCATCATGTGATTCACTGGTTGGGGCCTCTCATGGCTGTGGCCTGTTTGTTGGCGGTGGTCACCTTTGGATGGTCTCAACGCGCATTCAAAGGAACATCACATGTTTGGATGAACACCTTGATGATTTACCTGATGCTGGCACTTGTGGTGCATCCATGGTACATTACACCGATGGTGGCATTGTCTGTATTCACAGGAACACGCACCCCCCTTGTATGGTCGGGAGTGGTGATTTTGAGCTACCATACATATGCAAGCATCCCTTACCGTGAAAACCTGTGGGTTACCGCCGGTTCGTATGCCATCGTGCTGGCCTTCTTCCTATGGGAAAGACGCGCGCTCCGAGCCTTACCTACCTGA
- a CDS encoding S9 family peptidase, with protein sequence MKKAYPLSMALLCATVVSNAQQTLTPELLWKMSRLGSVQASPNGSGLVYDAALYNLKENKGNKDLYLLDLKTKTTKKITSDPGNEFGGQWRPDGQKIGFMMSDGQAVQLWECKADGSDRKQVTSFDGGIGGYEYAASGKRLAYLADVKSGRTTQDIYPDLPLADARIIDDLMYRHWDAWDDYNSTHIFVTDYSNGAVSGTPVDIMDGEPYDAGEYDLSPDGNWLVYSCKKAVGKEYAISTNTDIYLYDILQKKTVNISSGMEGYDTNPVYSPDGKKIAWLSMARAGFEADRNRIFVYDLQKGTKEEWTVGFDQSSGSLVWSPTSKELYFISGINATYQVYVVDAASKKIRQITKGTHDYKSLVLAGSQLIGVRQSMSMPSEIYQVNMKDGSQEQISHINDDLLKTIKMGQVEERWVKTTDGKNMLVWVIYPPDFDKTKKYPTLLYCQGGPQSAVSQFFSYRWNFQLMAANGYIIVAPNRRGLPTFGQKWNDDISQDWGGQSIQDYLTAIDELSKEPFVNKDKLGAVGASYGGYSTYYLAGKHEKRFKVFISHCGLFNMESWYGSTEEYWFANYDLGGPYWKTPQPKSYEAFSPHKFVGNWDTPILVIHGQRDFRVPVTQGMNAFNAAQLRGIPSRFLYYPDEGHWVLQPQNGVLWHRVFFDWLDKYLK encoded by the coding sequence ATGAAGAAAGCATACCCCCTCTCAATGGCGTTGCTTTGTGCAACCGTTGTTTCCAATGCCCAGCAAACCCTGACTCCCGAGCTGTTGTGGAAAATGAGCCGGCTCGGTTCGGTTCAGGCTTCACCCAATGGGTCCGGCCTGGTATATGATGCGGCCCTTTACAACCTGAAAGAAAACAAGGGAAACAAAGATCTGTACCTGTTGGATCTCAAAACAAAAACCACCAAAAAGATCACTTCAGACCCCGGAAATGAATTTGGCGGACAATGGAGACCCGACGGACAAAAGATCGGATTCATGATGAGTGACGGGCAGGCTGTTCAACTTTGGGAATGCAAAGCCGATGGATCGGACCGTAAGCAGGTAACTTCTTTTGATGGAGGGATCGGCGGTTACGAATATGCAGCTTCAGGTAAACGTTTGGCCTACCTGGCCGATGTGAAATCAGGCCGCACCACACAGGATATCTATCCCGATCTTCCGCTGGCAGACGCCCGTATCATCGATGACCTGATGTACAGGCACTGGGATGCCTGGGATGATTATAATTCCACCCACATCTTTGTTACCGATTACAGCAATGGCGCTGTGTCCGGAACCCCGGTTGATATCATGGACGGCGAACCCTATGATGCGGGCGAATATGATTTAAGTCCGGATGGCAACTGGCTCGTTTATTCCTGCAAGAAAGCCGTGGGTAAGGAATATGCCATCAGCACCAACACCGACATCTACCTGTATGACATCCTGCAAAAGAAAACCGTGAACATCAGCAGCGGGATGGAAGGATATGATACCAATCCGGTGTATTCACCGGATGGAAAGAAGATCGCCTGGCTGAGCATGGCCCGGGCAGGCTTCGAGGCTGACCGCAACCGGATCTTTGTCTATGATCTGCAGAAAGGTACCAAAGAAGAATGGACGGTAGGGTTCGATCAAAGTTCAGGTTCACTGGTGTGGTCACCAACATCCAAGGAATTGTATTTCATCAGCGGCATCAATGCCACGTACCAGGTGTATGTAGTGGATGCAGCCAGCAAGAAGATCAGGCAGATCACAAAAGGTACGCACGATTACAAAAGCCTGGTACTTGCAGGCTCACAGTTAATCGGCGTGAGACAATCCATGTCTATGCCCAGTGAGATCTATCAGGTCAATATGAAGGATGGCTCGCAGGAGCAGATATCCCATATCAATGACGACCTGTTGAAGACCATCAAAATGGGTCAGGTGGAGGAAAGATGGGTGAAAACAACCGACGGGAAGAACATGCTTGTCTGGGTCATTTATCCCCCGGATTTTGACAAAACCAAAAAGTATCCCACGTTGCTTTATTGCCAGGGAGGGCCTCAGAGTGCCGTCAGTCAGTTCTTTTCCTACCGCTGGAATTTCCAGCTGATGGCGGCCAACGGTTACATCATTGTGGCTCCCAACCGCCGCGGTTTGCCGACTTTCGGCCAGAAATGGAACGATGACATCAGCCAGGACTGGGGTGGCCAGAGCATACAAGATTATCTCACAGCCATTGATGAATTATCCAAGGAACCCTTTGTGAACAAAGACAAGTTGGGTGCCGTGGGTGCCAGTTACGGCGGATATTCTACTTACTACCTGGCAGGCAAACATGAAAAGCGCTTCAAGGTGTTCATTTCGCATTGTGGCCTTTTCAACATGGAGAGCTGGTACGGTAGCACCGAGGAATACTGGTTTGCCAACTACGACCTGGGCGGACCGTATTGGAAAACCCCACAGCCAAAAAGCTACGAAGCGTTCTCACCCCATAAATTCGTGGGCAATTGGGATACACCCATCCTTGTGATTCATGGCCAGCGCGACTTCCGTGTTCCTGTGACACAGGGAATGAATGCATTCAATGCTGCACAGCTTCGCGGTATACCCAGCCGTTTCCTGTATTATCCGGATGAAGGCCACTGGGTGTTGCAGCCACAAAACGGTGTGTTGTGGCATCGGGTGTTTTTCGATTGGCTCGATAAATACCTGAAATAA
- a CDS encoding DNA-3-methyladenine glycosylase I yields the protein MPSSQQDKKTRCSWCGTDPLYIAYHDLEWGVPVHDDRKLFEFLILEGFQAGLSWITILRKRDHFRKAFDEFDPHRIAKYTPARVGKLMQDEGIVRNRLKIESTIKNAQAYLRLLRERGSFGDYLWSFADQQARNSPLLPGKPVPATSPASDAMSKGLKKEGFAFVGSTICYAFMQAVGMVNDHRSDCFRFAELAG from the coding sequence TTGCCCTCCTCCCAACAAGATAAAAAAACAAGGTGTTCCTGGTGTGGCACCGACCCCCTCTACATCGCTTACCACGACCTGGAATGGGGTGTCCCCGTTCACGACGACCGGAAATTGTTTGAGTTCCTGATCCTGGAAGGCTTTCAGGCAGGATTGAGTTGGATCACCATCCTTCGCAAACGTGATCATTTCAGAAAAGCATTCGACGAATTCGATCCGCACCGGATCGCAAAGTACACGCCTGCACGTGTAGGAAAACTCATGCAGGATGAAGGCATCGTGCGCAATCGGCTGAAGATTGAGTCGACAATCAAAAATGCACAGGCATACCTTCGCCTCCTTCGGGAAAGGGGTTCATTCGGTGACTACCTCTGGTCATTTGCAGATCAACAAGCCCGGAACAGCCCGCTCTTACCCGGCAAACCCGTTCCCGCTACATCTCCCGCTTCCGACGCCATGAGCAAAGGTTTGAAAAAAGAAGGGTTTGCATTCGTAGGCAGCACCATATGTTATGCCTTCATGCAGGCAGTGGGTATGGTGAACGATCACCGCAGCGATTGTTTTCGTTTCGCGGAGTTGGCGGGTTAG
- a CDS encoding DUF1987 domain-containing protein, protein MEPLHLTATESSPSVVLDPGQGIFEIKGESRPEDVRKFYEPILEWLDQYKSYMYWLKDNNPDAAAKTYAFTFSFEYFNSTSAKYILDMLTKLDAIKNDGFKIEIKWEYDQVDEDMKEAGEEYARLISVPFQFKAL, encoded by the coding sequence ATGGAACCACTTCATTTAACCGCAACGGAAAGTTCACCGTCCGTTGTTTTGGACCCGGGTCAGGGCATATTTGAGATCAAGGGCGAATCACGTCCTGAAGACGTACGCAAGTTTTACGAGCCGATCCTTGAATGGCTGGATCAGTACAAATCATACATGTACTGGTTGAAAGACAACAACCCGGATGCGGCTGCAAAAACATATGCCTTCACTTTTTCATTTGAATATTTCAACTCCACATCGGCAAAATACATCCTGGATATGCTGACCAAACTGGATGCCATTAAAAATGATGGCTTCAAGATTGAAATCAAGTGGGAATATGACCAGGTAGATGAGGACATGAAAGAAGCCGGAGAAGAATATGCCAGGCTGATATCGGTCCCATTTCAATTCAAAGCGCTTTGA
- a CDS encoding SpoIIE family protein phosphatase — protein MILMRRYLARILILFAWMAGLVPHYATAQSANFKSFSVEDGLIQSQVRALEQDKDGNLWIGTVGGLSRYNGKKFENFTRKDGLAEDWITASCLDENDNLWLGHWGGGITFYDRKSGEFQDLQFEKYSKYKPITAMVSDGNGNIWVGAENTGLFKISGASGEVISLDGLQSNQVASLVMDQNQRLWVGTGKGLCCVDAASGKVKQCLSEENGFPHGTIQTMVLYAGHELWFSGKDMGLWRADLRIPIPSSSPSESGFLTEQLTKEGGRFPDIRVLFADKDDKVWVATEDAGVLQFIPVSEPGSSGFIKGEVHPFGNKVEMKYYQANVFLVDRESNVWMGSDIGLNLYKGELLQLYNHNDNLPNNMIWSVLNDTRGNVWMGSNEGITKMSFPRTPSGKALYYSPQVTTYGVANGLEDPVVLSVFEDKQGFIWIGTDHGGVYRMNPADEKIERIKQLDAWGVAPVFSIRDDRNGHIWFATSAGALSLDPTSGQAIRYTSDDGLGGDKVYGLFKDSSGNLWMGILGGYLTRYDGSSFKQYGETEGLNQKFILGFTEDKQGNIWMISYGGGIYSFDGTTFKQITTSEGLGSDSPTFLMADGQGNLWIGHNHGIEKYMPETGTFVRYGKRQGYINIETNLNAVSKDRSGNIWFGTIRGAVKLDPGSDKANKVPPVTSIDGLKIFQKDATFPADSLFPYESNHLTFTFTGVSLANPDQVTYQVMLEGFDKDWLPAQAADYITYSGLNPGRYTLKVKAANRDGVWNETPVSYTFSVEAPFWMTWWFLALCVVLLALLIFGFVKVRERRLKAQKAILERQVTERTTELRQEKEKVEKQSSEISHKNQQITDSINYARRIQTAILPSLDSIRSKLPDTFVFFKPKDIVSGDFYWVDQVGDKILVAVVDCTGHGVPGAFMSLIGHNLIDKIVHEFHQTQPADILHSLSKEVARSLKQERDHAEVKDGMDIALCAIDLKKMELTFAGSYNPLYLIRNGQLKEMKGDRIPIGKRTVSADARFNNQTEKLMAGDQLYLFSDGFADQKGGEQKKKFYYPPFKQLLLDHAHLPMAEQSKVLEDTMSDWKRNVEQIDDMLVFGIRIGTKQ, from the coding sequence ATGATCCTTATGCGTAGATACCTCGCACGGATATTGATCCTGTTCGCCTGGATGGCAGGATTGGTGCCGCATTACGCCACTGCACAGTCAGCCAATTTCAAATCCTTCAGTGTGGAAGACGGATTGATCCAATCCCAGGTACGGGCACTGGAACAAGATAAGGACGGAAACCTGTGGATAGGCACTGTCGGGGGTCTTTCGCGTTACAACGGAAAAAAGTTCGAAAACTTCACCCGCAAAGATGGCCTCGCAGAAGATTGGATCACCGCATCATGTCTCGATGAGAACGACAACCTGTGGTTGGGACACTGGGGTGGAGGTATTACTTTTTACGATAGGAAAAGCGGGGAATTCCAGGATCTTCAGTTCGAAAAATACAGCAAATACAAACCCATCACGGCCATGGTCAGCGATGGCAACGGAAACATTTGGGTGGGGGCGGAGAATACCGGACTGTTCAAAATCAGCGGTGCAAGCGGAGAGGTGATATCCCTTGACGGCCTGCAAAGCAACCAGGTGGCCTCGTTGGTGATGGACCAGAATCAGCGGTTGTGGGTGGGTACGGGCAAAGGCCTATGTTGTGTGGATGCAGCTTCCGGAAAAGTCAAACAGTGCCTATCCGAAGAAAACGGGTTTCCTCATGGAACCATTCAAACCATGGTGCTGTATGCCGGTCATGAACTTTGGTTTTCCGGTAAAGACATGGGACTGTGGCGTGCCGATCTAAGGATACCTATACCATCTTCATCCCCATCCGAAAGCGGATTCCTGACTGAACAATTAACAAAAGAGGGCGGTCGCTTTCCGGACATCAGGGTGCTCTTTGCCGATAAGGATGACAAGGTGTGGGTGGCCACCGAAGATGCGGGTGTATTGCAATTCATCCCGGTTTCTGAGCCCGGTTCTTCTGGTTTTATCAAGGGAGAAGTTCATCCCTTCGGCAACAAGGTGGAGATGAAGTACTACCAGGCAAATGTGTTCCTGGTCGATCGCGAATCCAACGTGTGGATGGGATCGGATATCGGATTGAACCTGTACAAAGGTGAATTGCTGCAGCTCTACAACCACAACGACAACCTGCCCAACAACATGATCTGGTCGGTACTGAACGATACCCGGGGTAACGTTTGGATGGGTAGCAACGAAGGAATCACCAAAATGTCTTTCCCGCGTACACCTTCGGGCAAGGCGTTGTATTACAGTCCGCAGGTGACCACCTACGGTGTGGCCAACGGGTTGGAAGACCCGGTGGTGCTTTCGGTGTTTGAAGACAAGCAGGGGTTTATCTGGATCGGCACCGACCATGGGGGCGTGTACCGGATGAATCCGGCAGATGAAAAAATAGAACGCATCAAACAACTGGATGCATGGGGTGTTGCCCCGGTATTTTCCATCCGCGATGACCGGAACGGACATATTTGGTTCGCCACATCAGCAGGGGCGCTGTCGTTGGACCCAACATCAGGGCAAGCCATACGCTATACAAGTGACGACGGACTTGGGGGAGACAAGGTATACGGGCTGTTCAAAGACAGTTCAGGCAACCTATGGATGGGTATTCTGGGTGGATACCTCACACGTTACGACGGGAGTTCGTTCAAGCAATACGGGGAAACCGAAGGCCTGAACCAAAAATTCATCCTGGGTTTTACAGAAGACAAGCAGGGGAATATTTGGATGATCTCCTACGGTGGCGGGATTTATAGTTTCGATGGAACCACCTTCAAGCAGATCACCACAAGTGAAGGTCTCGGATCGGATTCGCCTACTTTCCTCATGGCCGACGGGCAGGGAAACCTGTGGATCGGGCACAACCACGGCATTGAGAAATACATGCCCGAAACAGGAACGTTTGTCCGTTACGGTAAACGCCAGGGCTACATCAACATCGAAACCAACCTGAATGCCGTATCAAAAGACCGGTCGGGTAACATCTGGTTCGGCACCATCCGTGGTGCGGTAAAACTTGACCCGGGCAGCGACAAGGCCAACAAAGTGCCTCCGGTAACCTCCATCGATGGACTTAAGATCTTCCAGAAAGATGCAACTTTCCCGGCTGACAGCCTGTTTCCTTATGAAAGCAACCACCTGACCTTCACCTTTACCGGTGTCAGTCTGGCCAACCCTGACCAGGTTACTTATCAGGTGATGCTGGAAGGATTTGATAAAGACTGGTTACCGGCGCAGGCAGCCGACTACATCACATACTCAGGTTTGAACCCGGGGCGCTATACCCTGAAGGTAAAGGCAGCAAACCGCGATGGTGTTTGGAATGAAACACCTGTTAGCTACACGTTCAGCGTGGAAGCACCCTTCTGGATGACGTGGTGGTTCCTGGCATTGTGCGTGGTGTTGCTGGCCTTGCTGATCTTCGGATTCGTAAAGGTCAGGGAACGTCGCCTGAAGGCACAAAAGGCCATCCTGGAAAGACAGGTAACAGAACGTACGACCGAATTGAGGCAGGAGAAAGAGAAAGTTGAAAAACAAAGTTCGGAAATCAGCCATAAGAACCAGCAGATTACAGACAGCATCAACTACGCCAGAAGGATTCAAACCGCCATTCTGCCTTCTTTGGACAGCATCCGCTCAAAACTCCCGGATACATTTGTTTTCTTCAAACCCAAAGACATCGTCAGCGGCGACTTTTATTGGGTTGACCAGGTGGGCGATAAAATCCTGGTGGCCGTGGTCGACTGCACCGGACATGGTGTTCCCGGTGCTTTCATGTCACTCATCGGCCACAACCTGATTGATAAGATCGTGCATGAATTTCATCAGACCCAGCCGGCCGATATCCTGCATTCACTCAGCAAGGAAGTAGCCAGGTCGTTAAAGCAGGAGAGAGACCATGCGGAAGTCAAGGATGGAATGGATATCGCATTGTGCGCCATTGATCTGAAGAAAATGGAACTCACCTTTGCCGGCTCATATAATCCCCTATATTTGATCAGAAATGGTCAGCTTAAGGAGATGAAAGGCGACCGGATCCCCATCGGAAAACGCACGGTGTCTGCAGATGCCCGATTCAACAATCAAACGGAGAAATTGATGGCCGGTGACCAATTGTACTTGTTTTCAGACGGGTTTGCCGACCAAAAGGGAGGTGAACAGAAGAAGAAGTTTTACTATCCGCCGTTCAAGCAGCTTTTGCTGGACCACGCACATTTACCGATGGCCGAACAGAGCAAAGTATTGGAGGATACCATGTCAGATTGGAAAAGGAATGTGGAACAAATCGACGATATGCTCGTATTCGGCATTCGAATAGGAACGAAACAATAA